From the Helianthus annuus cultivar XRQ/B chromosome 17, HanXRQr2.0-SUNRISE, whole genome shotgun sequence genome, the window ACCGTGGCGGGGCCCAGAATTTTCTTTTCCAATGGGGTCTATTTTTTTCAATattcaaaattttcataacaaaacattaaagttttcataacaaaacgttaAATTTTTTGGGTTGGTCTTCGGATGGGGTTAGAGCGAGTTTTGAATCTAAATCTATCAATAACCAAACTTAATGAATAGTGAACTAACAACGTCAGAAACAGATTAACGGCTTCTGAGAATCTGAGGTATGGGGGTGACGCGATTGAATACGTGTATCCTTCCTTGCACCTCATAGTTACCACCGCCTGCAGTACCCATAAGATATCTTCCAACTCTTCTTCcattagataaaaaaaaaaaacagaaaaaacagGCTATACAAGGTTAGAACTCATACCACTACACCAgttttccttttctttttgtggtgtccacctaattgtatttatggggtacttataaaatttaatataccggatttactaattttttaaaaaacattgaGGTCCGGGGACCTCGAGCCATTCTATGTGAGTCCGCCCTTGCGTGTACATGGCAATATCGTATTAAATTGTTGCACTGATGCATGGCGACTACGCTTaacctagaggtgtacaaaaaccAGGGTTAGGCCCAAACCAGTTCGGTTCGTAAGccgttttttaaaaaaagttcaAACCGGTCATTTTGTATCACACAAACTGGTTTTTTTCGGGCCCATACCGATTTGGGCTCAAACCAACTCGAGGCTTAAACTGGGTCGGCCCAAACCAGTTTTTTTTAGTATTGGATTGGGTTTACTTTTAGTTTAACCTGCTAACAAATAGTTGTCAGGACTCAGGGGCCCAAAACACAAAATAACTTTTAGCATTTTAGCACGCCCAAACCGTGTTAAAGGGCCCACTCTTTGGTAAACTTCCCAAGTGAATTTTATGGCCCAACTTCAACAGTTAAATGAGGCCCACATAAACCATTAACTGTGGCCTTAAGAAAAGATTACCGACGTAGTAAATGACATTATGACGACAACATGAGAATCCAAAAGATCCGATTTCTGGATAAGTCAAAGAGTTAGTTTCATCGTTTTTTTATTAAGTCAAGTATCTTACGTATACTTTCAGGGTCGGCTCAAGGGGAGTGAAATAAAGTAGGTGCTTTAGGCCTACACTTCCTTAGGGCCCATATTATTAAGAAAACATATTATATGTCGGTGATTTTGGCTTAAAAATTGTTGACATTGAGGTTTATAATAAATAACTTTGTGTACACAGAGATGGTATATGAATCATAGGATCAAAagcaatttttttcttttatttttttacgaAAAGGACCTCAATTTTGTTATCCGTTTCGGGCCTAAAATATTTTAAGCCGGCCCCGTATactttagtatttttttttctaaaaagtaATACTATAAAATAGAGAGTTATAAAAAAGTACTAAGTatagtatttttattattttaaaagaCATCATTGATATACTTTTATTATAATTATGTTTAAATCAATTACAAAAGTTTGTCTAGTAACGTACAATGGCATGTTCAAGTTGTCCAAGTCTATGTTGATTAAGTGGGCTGCATTTTGTGTGATTGTCCGATGGAAAACTCTGATCATTTATTGACTGGGTGCATGGTAGCTGCTCAGATTTGGTGCTGGGTGAGTTTGTGGTGTAAAATTCCTATGTAATGGGGGAGTGggcgtttttttttgaaaataatgccccactacacatggtctagtAGCATTTAAAAACCTACAAGCTTTTAAGGTTTAAATTACTTAAATAACCTACAATCCTATCATCCCATATTGAAGAAAGGTCGATCGCAGCAAAGGTATGCATGTTCTTTTTACTGTTAGCTATATAAATACCATGTTAGGACTTAGGATATTATGCTAGTCGGTTGTTTGAGTGAATTGATGAAGTTTGTCTTCTTCTGTGATGATAAAATAATCAAATCATGATGTCTTTGACTCGTATTTATGAAGTTTGTCTTCTACTGTCAGCTTCCCCTTCGTTTAATGTGCTTTCTTCTTCATCCTTTTTTTCTTCCATGTCACAactacaaaaaaaataataatttgaaTTTATGGAGAGTGGATAGAATATTTGATCAGATTTTGCTCCAAAAaccaaattaaaagaaaaaaatttgaATCTAGAATTTGGATACAACCATCTTACAGAGGTTTATAAGAGATGACTCGATCAAGAATTTTGTGTTCATACCTAGATGTGCTTTATGCATTTTTTAATAACTGATGATTTGATTTTTTAAGCAAACTTCACCCTACAACCCAAGAATGATTTTTTTTAAGTAAAATTCACCCTACAGCTCCAGAATGTGATGAACTCGTTGAGCCAATGGTGAAACAGAGTTTATTATAAACAGTTTGTATTTctttaagtgtttttttttttttttttttttttttttttttgcaataggTAAGTATTAGTTACCATTGTGAAAagaagctcgaacgagccgagcttaaacgagctcgagcccgagcctaaaaacaagctcatttagtaaacgagtcgagccagagccaagctcgagcttgaagaattaccttcgagccgagcttgagctttcatatgttaaacgagctcgagcctggtcaagctcgggctcggctcggctcgtttgcacccctaggtgTCACGTTAATTGCACTATTTTAATATCTCAACAGTATCTACATAGATGTATTTGATCTTGATGCAGCATTGTTGTATCTGATATCAGAATCATAGGTTTGTAAacatatgtatgtatgcatggtTGCAAGATGGATTCtaaaaaagagaaagagagaagagAAATTTGGTCAAAAGAAATGGTTTTAGAATTATGTCGGCTCCTAAACAAATATATCACGAAGCATGGTCGAACTTCCCCATTCAAATGGGTCACTCTTCAGCCAGAATTTGAAAAAGTTATAAATCATAAATTCGCCAGTGACAAAGCTATGAAGAACAAGTATGACAGTATGAGAAAAGAGTACAACATTTGGAAGTCACTTAAGAATGGAGAGACTGGTCTAGGTTGGAATGAAAGTATAAAGCAACTTAATTGTTCTGATGAATGGTGGAAAAAAATTTCAGGTGATATAATATAACTCATTCAAAATTTAAATACCATAAAATATTTCAGTCATAATGATAACTAAAGATTCACCATTATGTTGTGTAGGAAAACCCGAAAGTTCTAGCAATTCAAAATAACCAACCATCTGTACAACTACAAGAAGAGTGGGATGAGTTATTTGGAGATGTAGTTGCTAGTGGGGAAAATTGTGTGGCACCCTCTATGGATCCAAGTACATTCAATGAGGTGCATGTTGAGAACCTTGAGGATGATAATGTTGAGAACCTTGAGAATAACAATGTTGAGGGAGGTAACAATTTCTTTGGTGACTTTTTGAATGAAGTAAGTCAACATGATGCATCTAACATTAAGCCCAAGTGAGGTTgcaaaaaattttgaaaagtctACTAAAGTAAACACTAAGCCTAAACCAGTTAAGATGAAACGTAAAGGGAGAGAATCATTGGGAGCTTCAATACTTAAAGAACATTTAACTCAAAGTAGCCTGAATCAACAACGTGCTCTAGAAATATTAGAATCAGATTCTTCCAAACTCAGTCAAAGTACTAAGTTTAGTATTGAAGCTGCTATGGGTTTGCTTAGCCAGATGGTAGATGCAGGATTAATAAGAGAAGATGAGGAGTTGTGGTTATTTGCAATGGATTTATTTGAAGATCCCGTGAAAAGAGAAATGTTTATAAATGTGCCACATGATCATGGTAGGTTAGCATGGCTACAACGAAAGTAAAGGCTCACCAACTAAAGTTTTCTTTGAGGACATGTTACGAAGACATTATTGTTTCTATTTGTTTGAACTTTATTGCTTTTGGATTGATTTATTGTTTTTTACCTTGATGTTTCAGTGACATGACTGTATGTTAAGCTATTTATCCATTTAATTTTAGCTAAACATGTTCGCAACGAAAATGCTACTTTGATATGGAATGCACGACATTAATGAtttaataatattatattatgttaTGACTGTTTGTCAATAACTATGTtctatttaattgaaaatgatcatgttttattcatttgagaaataacttatatatatatatatatatatatatatatatatatatgtgtgtgtgtgtgtgtgtgtgtgtgtgtgattacgattagtattatgtttttttttatttatgcccattttggtcattttatacattttattaaaagctccagctactctgccaaacaccttaatatctaaaaagctacagctaccagctaACAGCTACCAGCCAGCAGCTTCCAGCTACcagctaccagccaccagctagttttgccaaacataccctatatGAGAAAATAACGTGAGGATGAGTGGATATAAATAAAGTATTATTATAAACTAGGTGactattaaaaaaaaagtttagttGGTTTTAATTGATAAAGTCATTGGATTTAAGGTGTTATTTCGTTTGAGGTTAATGGTTTGAGTCTCGTCAAAAACATATTTAACATAACTTAAGCCGTTCAAATAAGACTTGAATGAAGATGCTAAATTATTGCCGAAGGCCCAATGCGAGCAACTaccttttttgttttatttgtacTAGTTTAgaaactcgtgtattacacggggttgtaCATTAAAAACActataatttaatttttttaccaAACATCTCATCATCGAAATTACATTGTTACATGTAATAATGGTAAAATAAAAGGTATAATAATATATCATAAAAtttaaatacatatttatataaaatgcaATATATAGCTGGCTAAACTCATCAATCAACAATCTTTTATAACCCCCATGTAAAGAAAACTTTTTTACTTATAAAGTATGTTTTTAAAagtatatctttaaaaaataagtaaataaaattaaaaaacaagtATAACAGTATACCTCCACGTATTTTTCAAGCACCTCATTtgcatttttttaattattttattagtcTCAAGTATACCTATAATATTACCGAGTTAAACTATACAAGTTTTGTTGTATATTTGACGAGGTTTGGTTTTTTTAAAAGGGTGTAGTTGACAAaattatttatcaaaatgacTTGTTTCAAAAGTATTTATCAAAATGGGttctttcattaaaaaaaaataaagaaatactaAAAAATCCCCTAACCATCCTATCTTCTTCCTTGTTAAATCTGGGGACTCCATGATTATCGCCACCAAATCACTACAcccttttgaaaaaaaaaaaaaaaaaaaaaaaaaaactctacatATGTTGTTTTTTTAACAACGAATATCATGTTTTTGTAAGACTTGAACCCAAGATGTCACATTTAAGTTATCAAGATTGTAATGAACTAATGATTTTTCAACTAAGAATGTTACTACAATATTTGCATGCATCATAATACCTTGAGATACGCATTTAAAATTTTTGCATAATTGAATTTAGGTAATTACAACCAGTAAATGCATTAATTAAATCTAAATGTTGACCACATCTACAAAATAcctaattttttgaaaaaaaaaacatttcttactaaaaaattaaaatcaattAAATCAATCAATCAAGCAACCATCAagtattaattattattattattattaattaagaaTAAATAAAAGGGTTAATAAAATGTAGGAATACTCACAACATGACACGTGACAAAAATCTACTTATCTATAAAAGGAGAAGTAAGGCTAATGTAAATTCGGGTACTTGTCAATCATAGAGGCATGCCACATAGGATCTGATGATGTCATAAAAACCAATTAAAATATTAATAGATATCGTATTAAAATGTTAATAGATATTGTATTTAGTTTGTAATTTtctaaattaattataataagtAGATTGGGGGGAAATTTGAATTGCATGGGGAAAGGTTATTGCATTTAGTGATTCTGAATATCATGATCACATTTCTCTTCAAATGTCAATATACCTCACTTCACCTAAATCTCTCATCTCTCATACAAGCATTCCGGAACTTCTTCTTCTTTACTCTCTTCTTTTTTCTTTCTCAACAGATCTTCATCATCAATAATACACGGAGATGTCAAAATCGGACATGTTTGAAGCTTCTGGATCGACTCTTTCTCTTAGTTTCATCGATGATCTCAATCCGTCGAAAGATATGTGGAATCTAAAGGTTCGAATCATCAGAAAATGGATCCAAATGTTTCGCATGGATCTGATCTTGCTGGATGAGAAGGTATATACTTATTAACTTTCTTTTCCATGACTATTGTTCCGTGATCTATTCTGGGATGAAAGATCCAGGCTTCAAATCATGACTATTGTTCCGTGTTGTAAGATTCGGTTGAAAGATTCAGGCTACAAATCATCTTTGTAAGATTCATTTATTCGAGTTAGGGTTTGGGTACATTATGATATTAGGTTTTTTAACTTTGTAATGTATTTTGATGTTATGGTTTTTTCGTACATTTCAGGGTTGTAATGGATTTAAAtgattttcatttattaaaaaTGATTTGTATAAGAAGATATTTGTATTTATTTCTGTTTGTTGTTCTAAGGATGTAAACAAATGAGTATTGTTCCGTGGTGTATTCTCTTTTGAAAGATTAAAGTATTCAAATCATAATGTATTCTGGGTTGTAACATTCGGAACAATAATTCAGGCTACAAATCATCTTTGTAAGATTCATTTGTTCGAGTTAGGGTTTGGGTACAATATGATATTATGTTTTTTAATAAAACTGTGTAACGTATTTTGATGTTAGGGTTTTTTTTCTTACATTTCAGGGTTGTAAGATTCAGGCTGGTATCAAGGGCCCTTTGATATCTTTTTTTGACTCCCAACTTCAGGAAGATTCAGTTGTTGTTTTGTCCAGGTTTGGTGTTGGTGAAAACCTGGACCCATACAAAGTTGTGAATCATGCTTATAAGATTAACTTTTATCGTTGTACAACTGTTAGACCTGTTGTTGGTTGGGAAGGTGTTGAATACGGTTTTAAGCTGATCTCACATTCACTTATTGACAAAGGAGAATGCCAAGACCTTTTGACTGTTGGTATGTATTTTGTTTACTTCCAGTTTTTATAACTTTTCCGAAACATTTGCTAAATTTGGTATGTATTTTGGTTGGGAAGTGATCGTCCTTATTTTATTGTAGATGTTGCTGGTACTGTCCTTTCCTGTAGTGATATGGACATATATGGAAAAGCTCctaaagaaaggaaaaggatcaACTTTGAACTCCAAGATGTGGAGTAAGTATTTTTCTGTGATATAAACATATGTGAACATATTTGTTTGATAATGTAGATGTTTAGATTTTTGTGAACATATTTCTGTGATATAAACATATGTGAACATATTTGTGAACATATATGAACATAGATTCAGTTCGTTTCTTAAGTTTGTTCACCATGAATATTGTTTAGATTTTTGTTCTTTTGTATGCGTTATTAGATATATGTTCTGTAAAATCATTTGCATTTTTAATTTCATTGGTATTATTTAGATCATGTAGGTTCATTCATCCGAAATTAATGCAAATGTTTTGGATTTAAATGATTTGCATTTATTAAAAATGATTTGTATATATTTGTCTTCCTTGAATAACTTTCCAACAATTACAAAATCATTACAAGTTGTCTATTTGTCATATATCACTTAAAGTAGATAAGCAATTATCCACTTTTGTTTGTATTTTTGAGATTTGTAAGAGAATTGGTATTTATATGTAACAAGATTGGTATTTATTATCAATGATTGTTGTCTATTTGTCATATATCACTTAAAGTATGAAGATGTATTAATTGCTGTTAGGGTTCTCTTATTTATTACAACTATCATGGTATATTAAAAAGATATTGTATGTTGGAGATTACTTGCTATTGTAAGTCAGCTTTAGTTAATTTTTAAGTtatgtgaattttttttttgtaataacaGCCATGTTtgcatctgtttttttttttcttcttcagtGGTAATATAGTGGGTTGTACATTGTGGAATGAATACGCCCAACAGTTCAAAGATTTCTTGAATATAAAAAACCCGACTGAGACTGTAATGGCTGTCATTCAGCACGGAAAGATTAATGAATGGCATGGTAATTTCGTCAATATAATTGATTGTTTTATTATTGTAGTCTAATTAATTGATGGTTTTCTATATCCAAAATGTTTAGGAAAATACACTGTTCAGAATGATAAGTTTGGTACACGTATCTTTTTTAATCCAGAAATCGATGAAGTTAGACAACTCAGGAAGAGGTATTTATTCAATATTCATGTGTTTAAATATTTTCAGAATATTATCTATTGTAATGTGAAGTTCTTATTGATTGTACAATTAATTTTATAGCCTTTTGGTACAACAAGGCCAAGCTGGTGGTTCTTCTTCTCAATCGATACTGTCATCTCAAACTGTTTTTCCTGTTCGGCTTTCTGATAGATAACCCGAAGAAGAATGTTGACGACATTATTGAGATCGAAACGGTTAGAATAATTCGCATACATTTATACACTTTCTAGAATTCCagaatttttttataatatatatttttatatatctaTATTAATCTACATATATACACTTTTGCAGTGTGTGtctataaatataaatatatatatatatatatatataaacacacacatatacacacaCGTACACATACACAGGTTGAATAATGCAGTTGAATTTATTTGCTATCATAGACAATGTCATGTGTGGTAGTCGCAACCATCAAGATTGTTCAAGAAAACTATGGTTGGTTTTATCCTGCTTGTCGAAAGTGTTTTAAGAAGGTGCTGACTAAAACTGAGTATTTGCAATATGCTCAAACTATTGCGGAGACGGTGATGAACCTGGCGCCCACTTCTTTGGTCTGTCCCAAGTGTGAAGAAGAATGTACATCCGTAACCATCAAGTAAGATTACGTGGATGTTCCAATTATTTATGGTTTTTCAACTGTATACAGAATTAAGAATGtagattttttaactttttaaaacATCTTATATATATTTCAGGTTCAAGGTTCATGTGAGGGTTCAAGATGAAACTGGTAGTGTGACGTTTGTAATGTTTGATAAAGATGTTATGAAGATTGTTGGTTCAAGTGCAAATGACATAAGGGAACGCCAAGTGAAGTCTAATGATACTCAAAGTTTTCCATACGAGCTCACTCGGttgcttgaaaagaaattggcgTTTAAGGTTGACATTACGCAATACAATCTTAATCATGACTATCATGTTTACACAATCCAAAAAATATGTGACGATCCGGATATATTAGATGAACTGGTTGCGGATAATGTTGTTCCGCGTGATGGTGATGTTGCTGATGAGGTATGATGTTACTAACCGTTCAAACATTAATGCTTTCAATAAGTGAAATCTGTTACTAAATTTTCCACAGTAAAATTCAATTCCTTAATGTTTTTTATACTCTGTTATTAGGTAAGTCAAGAAGTTTGGGACTCGAAAGCCGTGCAACTTTCTGAAGATTCACAAAGGGGGGGTGACTCGATTTCCAAGGTGAGTTAGAACATTATATGAGATTTTACTTCAATTTGTATTATATGAATCTGAATTTAATACTTTAATAGTTCTTTTGTGATTTAATTCAAGGATGTGTTGTCTGTTACGGCCGACTCTTCCGTCGTTGAAGTAGAGAAGGATTCAGGATCCAGTCCGAATGGCAAGAGAAGCGTTCAGCATGTGGAAGGGTTAAATGTTGGTGAACTATCTTCGAACAACAAACGAAACCGCAAGAAGCCATCTAAGTTTAACAGTTAGAAGCTTAGAAGTGTTTGTTATATTTTGGTGTTTGTTTAAATGTCTTTTGGTGAATGGATTTCTAAGTAACGGTTTGTTGAACTGGTTTTAATGTTTTTGGTTTGGTAAGCTTTTGAAACTGAATTATGTAAGGATGTGTATGTACTTTGGAAAACATGTACTATGTATTAAGCCTGGATGTGGTTGATGTTTTTTTACATTATAATCTTTTTTTAGTTTTGTGCAATTCAAAATATGTTACTCAATAGACTTTTAAATGTCAACTTTGCGGACAagataaatttatatatttaattattgttgaaatatttttattaataaaactaaATTATTAATGTCCAAGGTTTGTATTAATCATGTTTGAGGGAGAATTTAGTTATTGATGTCCAACAACACACATAAGATATGCCAGATAATCTGGTTTTAAACATCTTTTGTCGAGATCaagttttgtaaaacattataaCTTGCCGAGCAATGCTGACATCTTTCAACTGAGATCAAGTTTTAGTGTCTTAATGAAAATACAATGTCATTTTATTGGTTATGTTTGAATTGATATTTTCTACTTGATATTCAACAATCTCTATTAAAATATCATAATTGTAGTTTCATTTTGAGTCATACACCGCCAAAAAAATTTATTGTAGAAAATATGTTTTTATAGATACTTCGGTTTTTAACTGAGTAAAATCATATAGTTGGTTATAAAACAGGTCTAAACTTATCAACTGTTTGTACAAGCATGATTTGAAGTTAATGAATTTGGTGGTTATATAATATTTATGTATAAGTTTGTTTGTATTTCATGTTACCTATAGATATACATTGTACATAGGCCCAATAGTTTAAATATTTATATCTAAATCCATGGGTACCTAATTTATTAGCACATTTAATTATACAGAATTAAAAGCCCAAAGGTAAATTAGTGTAAATTAGGTAAGTTTGAAGACTTCTAATTTTCATCTCCGTTCTTTTGGTGAAATCTCAAATTCACCCGCCTTAATTACACGAAAACATACAGTAGCACCTCCAAGATTTCAACAATAATATTTTCGTAATCTCTTGGCAAGGAATCGAACTAAATACCCACGGTATGATTTTTGTAAACAAATAAAGTTATTGTTAACACCTTCCTTGCGATTGATAGCCAGTTTGTTTTTGAACAATTAATGCTGTTGTAAGATTTGAATTTTGTTTAGTGAGTGTTGTACTTATGTTCTTAATCAGGATACATATTGATTCGTTTGTTAAACAGTTATGGATTCAAATAATTATCTCTTTGGTTGTTGTGTTTATTAGTGTAATACTTTAATCAGGATACATACTGATTCAAATTTTATCTCTTTGGTTGTTGTGTTTATTAGTGTAATACTTTAATCTAACAATGATAACCCTAAATTCATTTGTTAAACAGTTATGGAttcaaataattatttttttgcaACGAAATAGAGAGTATCTTCCATGGTGCACAACAGAACAGTCTAAAGATTCTCGCCAGAGAAGAAAGTCTATGTTAAAAAATCGTAGAAACAATAGTGTGGGTCGTCTTATAGGTTCATCTGTAAGTG encodes:
- the LOC110924090 gene encoding uncharacterized protein LOC110924090, with the protein product MSCVVVATIKIVQENYGWFYPACRKCFKKVLTKTEYLQYAQTIAETVMNLAPTSLVCPKCEEECTSVTIKFKVHVRVQDETGSVTFVMFDKDVMKIVGSSANDIRERQVKSNDTQSFPYELTRLLEKKLAFKVDITQYNLNHDYHVYTIQKICDDPDILDELVADNVVPRDGDVADEVSQEVWDSKAVQLSEDSQRGGDSISKDVLSVTADSSVVEVEKDSGSSPNGKRSVQHVEGLNVGELSSNNKRNRKKPSKFNS